In Papio anubis isolate 15944 chromosome 20, Panubis1.0, whole genome shotgun sequence, the genomic window cactgcagcctgggcaacagagcgagacactgtctctaataaataaataaataaataaataaataaataaaatagttactaAGAAAATTACTGACaggtttttgggggtttttttgttttgtttttttttaggtgTTTAAGACAATAGTTCTCAACTGGGAGCAATTTAACCCCTATGGGACTTTTGACTATGTCTGGGGATTTCATTGTTGTTAGGACTGTTAGAGTAGGCAGACAGCTAGACATGAGCAGGAGGGGGAGCTCCTGAGGAAGGGGAGATGTGGAAAGTCTCGCACCCCAGGGACCACCCAAAACTTGCATGCTAGGTATAAGCAGAGAGGCGCAGAAATACCTAAGAGGAACGGATTTCCCCTTAAGATGCCCAGTAATCGCTCACTCTGCAGTTACCCTGTCAGAATCTAGCTACGTGTTGAAAAGGAGGGCAAAGGAGAAATTCTTTTAACCGCTATATGACAGATGTTACTGCCATATGACCTTCCTGGGGTGGCAGTGATGAGCAATGCGGCCATTAGGTAGGATTCCTATCTAGCACAGGGCCACACGTGTGCACCAACTAATGGTAAGGGAAGGCCCCATAAACCTGGGTGGGAATGAGGCAGGACTAGGCAGAGACTTAAAGCAGGAGTAGGAAaactaagcaaagaaaaaagcagagacttaagacagaggaggaaacttCAAGGAAGAGCCCAACATCGTGAAAAACCTAAGGCAGAACTCTCTGGCTACTGCTGGCTCATTCCCTCCAGCGGCCTGCTCTACCTCATCTTTGCAGGGCGTAATGTCCCtttaaataactctctgctgGCCGagggaggtggctcacgcctgtaatcccagcactttgggaggccgaggcaggcggatcacctgaggtcaggagttcgagaccagcgtgaccaacatggtgaaaccccgtctctactaaaaacacaaaaattagccaggcgtggtcacgggcacctgtaatcccagctactcaggaggctgaggcaggagaatcgcttgaacctgggaggcagaggctgtagtgagcagagattgtgccattgcactccagcctgggtgacagagtgaggctccatctcaaaaaataaaaaataaaaataattctctttctattttccttcaataaattctctttttgacTAAAGTAGTCATTTTGGCCAAAATCTTTCTCTCAAGGCAACAAAGAACAGAGGATTTCTGCCCTTCCCAGTACACAACTAGAGGGGATCCCACTGGCATTTTTCTTTggacagataaaattgtattttatgtatttatgtattatgtatttatcAAGTACAACATGATGTTTAATGGATGTATACATTGGGGAATAACTAGATCTAGCAAATTAATATATGCCTCATCTCATACAGTTAttattttgtggtgagaacactttacatccactctcttagcattttttaagaatataatttatggccaggcacggtggctcacgcctctaatcccagcactttgggaggccgaggcaggcggatcacgaggtcaggagattgagaccatcctggtgaacatggtgaaacctcatctctactaaaaatacaaaaaaattagccgggcgtggtggcgggcacctgtagtcccagctactcgggaggctgaggcaggagaatggcttgaactgggaggcggagcttgcagtgagctcattAAGAGAGGCAAGGACAAGAAGAGTCTTGGGTGGGACCTAGACAGTGGCACCTGTTGACTGAAAAGGCAGTATGCCAGGAAGATAAAGACACCCTGCAGGGTGTTGATGATGGTGAAGAGACAGGCAACAGCATAGCAACTGGGCCCACCTGCAGAATGCCCAAGATGAACAGCTGATCTGTCACCTTGAATGTCAGCATCCTGGATTGGATGAGAAAAGAGGCCCATAATACACCCATAATAACAAAGGCTATTTCATCTCCATCCCATGGATATCTCTGCCCTCTCCTGCTGGTGATCTCTCAGACTGAGTTTTGATCAACCTAGATCTTTACTGTTGATAATTCCCCACAAAAGAAATGCCATTTGGATCcaggaaagcatttttttttttttttttgaggcggagtctcgctctgttgcccaggctggagtgcagtggccggatctcagctcactgcaagctccgcctcccgggttcccgccattctcctgcctcagcctcccgagtagctgggactacaggcgccaccaccacgcctggctagttttttgcatttttagtagagacggggtttcactgtgttagccaggatggtctcgatctcctgacctcgtgatccacccgcctcggcctcccaaagtgctgggattataggcgtgagccaccgcgcccggcccaggaaaGCATTTTAACTTGGACCAAGGAGAGTAGTGACACTTCATAATATTGGGTTTCAAAAGAAGTGTGATcaacacaaaaaaaatcagttgcatttccaTGCACGAACAATGAACAACCcaaaaaggaaattgagaaaacaaatccatttacaatagcatcaaaaacaataaaatactttggaattaacttaaccaacgAGATGAAGAACCTGTATACTGAAAGCTAAAAATCATTgctgaaagaacttaaaagagacacaaacaaatagacaTACTATGTTCATGGGCTGAATGACTTAATATTTTtgcagaaacaggaaaatatccaCCCTAAAACTCATATGAAATCTCAAGAATACCAAACCAAGAAGTCAAAactatcttgaaaaagaacagagttggAGGTCTCACACCACACttgcttatttcaaaatttattgtaaaactacagtaatcaacaGAACACAGTaatggcataaagacagacatatagaccaatggaattgagtagggagcccagaaataaaacctcatATATACAGTCAAATGAATTTTGATAAGGgcgccaagaccattcaatggggaaagggcagtcttcaataaatgatgctgggaaaactggatatgcacatgcaaaagaatgaagttggactcttTTCTTAtatcacatataaaaattaacttggccTGGTgcggggctcacacctgtaatcccagcactttgggaggctgaggcaggcagatcatgaggtcaggagattgagaccatcctggctaacacagtgaaaccccgtctctactaaaaatacaaaaaattagccaggtgtggtggcacgcagctgtagtcccagctactcaggagactgaggcaggagaatcacttgaaccagggaggcagaggttgcggtgagccaaaattgcaccattgcactccagcctgggcaacacagcaagactccgtctcagaaaaacaaaaacaaacaaacaaaaattaactcatagtacctcaaagacctaaatgcaAGAGCTGAAACAGTaagaatcttagaagaaaacgtaggggGAAAGCCTCACAACATTAGATttagcaatgattttttggatatgacatccaaagaaaacaaaaaatataagttggactacatcaaaattttaaacttctgcGTATCAAAAGATACAATTAATAGAGTAAAAAGGTAACCcctagaatgggagaaaatatttgcaaatcatatatctgataaggggttaatattcagaatacagaaagaacttctacaactcaacaacaaagaaaaacttatttaaaaatgggcaaaggacttagaCATTTTTCCACAGATGACATACAGATGGTCACAACGAAGAAGAAAAAGCCCAATGTGTGttcttccagcctctgcttctgtCATGTTTGTCAATGTTCCATTGGCCAAGGGAAGTCACATGACCAAGCTCATCTTCAAGGTGTGGAGAAATAAACTCCACCTCTTGATAGGAGGAGCTGCAAAGTCACATGGAAAAGAGATATACATAGAGGGACAGAAGAAGTCATTATGGCAACCATCTACCACTGTATCATTACTCATCAAGAATATGCAAATTAAATCTAAGAAACTGCTGCATACCCACTAATGTAGCTCAAATTAATTTGAGTGACAGTACCACGTGTTGCCAAAGATGTGAAGCAATgaaactttcattcattcatgtacaAATTGAGGTATAAATGGTTTCAACCACATTGAAAAACTGTCTGGCAAGATCTACTAAAGCTAAAGATAGGTCTCCTCCaaaatccagcaattccattcctacatttatactcaagagaaatgaatacCTATGTACACTTAACAAGAacattcacagcagctttattcataacaatAAAACCTGcaggattattcacaatagccaaaatatggaatcaacctaactgcccatcagtggatgaatggataaagaaaatgtggtatatctacacaatggaatactattcagccttaatgaggaaggaaattctgtcattttaacatggatgaacctgaaagaCAGAACTCAAATGTTCATAAACAGAATAGCATCtttaaattgtggtatattcagaCTATAGACTATTACATGGCAACTAAAAAGCATAAACTACTGATAATACAACATAGATAAATCTCAATGAcactatattaagtgaaaaaaacagacacaagagGGCTGTTTATGGTTCCATTTACATGAACAGGAAAAACAAATCTATGGTGATAGAAGTCAGAATAATGGTAACCTTTGAGGATGAGGTGGGGCCCAAGGGAAATTTCTGggatgataaaatattttgatggaGCCTGTGGTGGGTATAGACATATGCAAAATTCACCAAGGTGTACCCTAAGATTTATTAAcgtttatgtaaattatacctaaGAGAactttaaaaccaaaaaacaaaaagaacaaataaaaatggagactAGTCCCCTGGGTCTGCCACTGTAGAGAGAGTCAGGCCCGTCACATGCCACCCAGATGACCCTGATAGCCCACCTTAATttgctgggcctcagcttcctcatctgtgaattgGGGATGATAACAGCACATACCTCAAAGTGTCAGTGTGAGGACTAAATTAAAAGATGCAAAGCTTCAGGCAGTGGCTACTATCTATTAATAGTAAACTCTAAATAAGTATTTACTATCATTATGATGAATGGTTGAATGTTCAGTAATAGGGAAAAGGATGATCACtttataagaataaaagtaacaatttgttggaaatgtaaaaaatgtcagtatctatatttaatttcattgcttcaaaacacatatatgtatgtatatacataaatttaaaaattgacagaatGGACAAAGATTTTTCAGCAATACATAATCATGGTGGGAGAGTTTAACATACCTCTCTTAATAAATGCTAGATCACAGATCAATATTCATAAATGTGTAGATGGTTTTTAAACACATATGCTTGATCTAGCAGACATCTGCAGAATACAATACATTGATTTCAACCATCCATGAAGCATTTATAAAAACTGACATATACTAAGTGCATCAGTTAGGAACTATATTCAGCTGAAATAAACctcccaccaaaaacaaaaacaaaacaaacaaacaaaaaaaccatcttCTACCAGTAAGAAGTGCCTATTTTTCATGTATGGGACATCCAGAAACAAATAGTCCAGGGCTGCTGCAATCACATAAATATGCCAATTCTATTAAAtatatcctaaatattttttagattacAGAAGCAAGATGGATGTGACTTCCGGCCACACTCTTAGCCTGTGGCTTTTACCCTTTATGGTCACAGGAGGGCTCCTCTAGCTCTAAATATCATGTCTCCTTGTCCAAAAGGCAAGAAGTGGAGAGATGTGGCTACATGAAACCATCCCTGAACACAACATCTTCCCCAGAGTCACATCCAGTGACTTCTCACATTCATACTAGCCAGGACCAGAATAAATGGCCTGCCCTTGCTTGCAAGAAGGGCTGGGAgatggaagcttttttttttattatttttttgagacagagtctcactctgttgcccaggctggagtgcagtggcgcaatctcggctcactgcaacctctgcctcctgggttcaagcaattctcttgcctcaatctcccaagtagctgggattacagatgcatgccaccaaacctggctaatttttgtacttttagtagagatggggtttcaacatgttggccaggctggtctcgaactcctgacctcaggtgatccccccgcctcagcctgggattacaggcatgagccaccatgcccagccaggcgATGGAAGCTTTTAAATAGTGCATGCCACCAATCTGAACAGAAAACCCAGGTTCTTTTCTAAGGAGGAAGGGGCAATTTTGGCTGGCAGCTAGAAGAATAAGCCACACCAGACCTAATAGCAAATCTCAGCAAATACCTATGACTCAATAACAAAGAGGCCACATACTCTTCTCACCAtgtaattaaattagaaaccaacaacaaaaaggcaactAAGAAGTAGCCATATAACATGCAGGAACCTTCTAGAAAGATAGAAACATTCTATATCTGGAATGGAGTGTTAGTTACATGCATGTATGCATCTGTCAAACTCATCCAACTGTATACTTCAGATGTATGCATTTCGCTGTAAGTCATTATACCTCTATGAAAATATATCCACGTATTAGTTTTGAAAAATCTAATTCCAAATAATAGATAGGTCAAAGAATAAATGATAATGGAGGTTAAGACAATACTTACaatcaaaccaaaatgaaaatattatacattGAAACATGAGATGCAGCTAAAGGAGTATTATGAGGGAAAGTCATAGCCCcatgtgtttctatttttacaaaatgGAAGTTAATTAGCAAGGGGCCCACAGTATGGATGAGACATGGGTAAAGGCAGGCTACCATTCCTAATGTTCTCTCTTCCCATGTGGGTTCTTTTGTGTACAGTGAGTGAGGAGCTGTGCCTGAAGGCTTTCTCACACTGATTACATTGATAGGGTCTCCCGGCACTGTGTGTTCTCACATGTACAATAAGATGTGAAGACTGACCAAAGGCTCGCCCACATTCCTGGCATGCATAGGGCTTCTTGCCACTGTGAGTCCTTGCATGTTTCCTGAGGGATGAGGGCTCACTGAAGGCTCGCCCGCATTCCTGGCACAcatagggcttctctccagtgtgagttcgcATGTGACTCTTCAGGGTTGAAAGACGACTCAAGACCTGACCGCAAGTCCCGCACTCATACAGTTTCTCCCCTGTGTGTATCCTCTTGTGCACGTTCAGATGAGTGCTCGTCCGGAAGGGCTTGCCACACTGGTTGCATTCATATGGTTTCTCTCTGGTATGGGTTCGCAGATGTGTCTTCAGTGAAGAGTGTTccctgaaggctttcccacactggCTGCATTCaaagggcttctctccagtgtgagttctcaCGTGGCTCCTAAGGGATGATGGCTGATTGAAGGCTTTCCCACAATCTTTACACTCATAGGGCTTCTCTCCTGTGTGGTTTCTCTGGTGCAGAATCAGGTTAAAGTTCCTTGTGAAGGTTTTCCCACACTGACTACATTCAAATGGCTTCTCTCCGGTATGGGTTCTCATGTGTCGCCGGAGATTCGAGGAATATTTGAAGGCTTGCCCACATTCTTGACAGTCAAAGCACTTCTCTGCAGTATGAGTCTTCTCATGCCTGATAAGGTCTGAGCTGTATCTGAAGGATTTTTCACATTTGGTACATGCATAGGTTTTATCCCCACTACGGATTTTCTCAGGCACGATTAGATGGGCGCTCTGGAAGAAGGAATTTCTACTCTCTTGACATTCATAGGACACCTCTCCAGCATGAATTCTCTGGTACTGGAAAAGTGGTTCGATGCTGTTAAAAGGTTTCTCAAGTTCATTATATTTATAGAGTTTTTCTCCAGGCTGAGGTTGCTCCTGTCGATGAAGGAAAATGTGAAGACCAAAGGCCTTATTAGATTCACAGATATTCTCCCCTATGTGAAATGAATGTAAGAAAAAGACAGTTCTACATCTAATACTTTTACCGTTTACGGAGTCCATACCATTTCTACCCAGAGTTCCCGCAAGTGGAACAGGGTGGATACTCTGTTGCAAAGAGctatcttttcattattttcatgggGCTTCTTAGATGCAGAATTTTTCCAATTTGTGTAAGGCTAAAGTAAGTCTTAAACACTTGGTATCTCTGTcatatctgtgaaaatgcttacTTGTGAGAACATGATCTACGTTTAGTTTTCCACCAATCCATGACATTCACGGACTCTCTCCCAAGAAACTGCTTCCTCCTGGGTAAGCACTTCCTCCCTTGAATCTCTCTTGGCTCTTGGGCTGCTTTTCTAACTTACAGTAACCCCAGACTCATCCTACTATAGAGAACCACGAATAATCCCTGGTGAGCCTTACCCCTTTCACATCAATGGACAGAATCTCTGTAAAAGGATCTTGGTTAGGAATTGCCTCTTGGGGTTGAAGTTGAGGCTCTGAAATAAATTAGGgaagaaaaagttaaacacacagagaaagaaactgtgGGATTAAGGTGACCTAAAAAGTAAGGAAGGCAcatgtggacttttttttttcccaaatactgATCCTAAATACGGGAAGAAATTGCAATGAGAAGCAATGCATCTAAGAGTTAGGAAAATATTAAGGTGTTTGGCTAGGTGAGAAGTTATGTAATCAGATGAACATGGGAAGGAAATAGTAGGTAATTTACCAAAAAAGGATTCTATGAAGATTGTGACTAATGCTGAGGAAAAATATTAGCAAGAATGTACAGTGGGTTGGAAATGGATAAAATAGACACatggaaatattaaatatgaagAGAAAGTAGGACAAATCTTTCTAGGAGATTCATGTAAAGTTTTagagattaaaaaggaaaggGTAAAAGGAAAGAAGGTGGCATTTAATAAGGGAGCTCAACCAAACAGGCTTCTCAGTCAAGGATATGAATAAGTTGCCCTGATtgacagtttccaaactggacacTCCCCTTACTGACCAGAGCTGATGCTCACCTGATCTGCCTGGGCTCACCTGCACAGGTGTCTGAGAGGATGCCCCTGTCAGTGGTCCACTGCTCTCCTCTTTGTTCCAAATAAGACAATGCATTGGGTTTGCACAGTTGATCAGCTGCTCATGAGAAAAACAACGCATGTTGTGGGAGGACTGTGCCATGCCCTGACACCAGGGCCAATATTCTCAAGTCTCTAGGGGCTCTAGAGATGGGAGGGGCAAAATGCTTGTGTCTAAATTCTGATGGACACAGCCAAACTTTTTCACTGAGAACTAAATACAAGTTCTCTCACTGGGTCCCAGAGGGCACTGAGGCTCTCTGGTCTACAAAACGAAGGGCCTGGTTCAGGAATACATTTGAGAAGCCCAAAAGCTTTTAATCACGGAGAGACAGAGCAGTAAAAAGATCTTCATTCCACAGAAAGGCCAGTAGACTGGAAGCTCATGAAGGTGGGAATTATCTGTTTTTCTACCTCTAGGTTTCCGAGACTTGCACAACTTCTGGAGCATTGCTGCCTAAGCTTGTGATGAACAGACAAagccttggctgggtgcagtggctcatatctgtaatcccagcactttgggaggctgaagcaggtggatcgcttgagcccagaagttcgagaccagtctgggcaacacggcaaaaccccacctcgacaaaaaaagtacaaaaattagccaggtgtgatgacacacacctgtggtcccagctactcaggaggctggggtgcgaggatcatctgagcccaggaagtggaggttgcagtgagccaaaggttacagtgagccaaggtcacgccatcacactccagcctgggcaacagagcaagactctgtctcagaaaaaaaaaaaaaaaaaggaaagaaaagacgaAGTCGCCTTACCCACAGAGGCCAGGTTCCTAtagttctccagcatcacatctCTATACAGGCTCCTCTGAGTAGAGTCCAGAAACACCCATTCTTCTGGGGTGAACACCACAGCCACATCTGCAAAGGTGACTGGTTCCTAAAACACACATCCATCCCAGCTCAGCCAGGGACCACTCCCACCAGTATGCCAGAGGATGCTGGAGGCGGGCAGGCCTGGGGAAGGGAAACCCCACGCAGAGGACTTTCAGACAGGGTTCTGAGATCCCCCAGAAACTGCCCCTGGGCTCACGACTCTGAACTAGAACTCCTCTCTCTACACTCCACTCCTTAAGTAAGAACAGCAAGAGGCAATAACTAATGTTGCGAGTCCTGGACCCCAGGACAGGACTTATCTATTGACAAGGAGCCAGGAAGCTCTTGCAGATCTGTCCCCCTTCTAGCTCCAGGGTCCAGCAGACCTGGGCATGGTACAGGCAAGAGGGAACGACCTGGAAAATGACTCAACTCTTTGTTCAGTGAGACCATGAAGACCACAAAATGAGGACGGCTCACATCCTTGCTTTGTTTTCCCTCCTGGGGCTCAGCAGCCTCAGGAGGGTCTGAATGAGGTGGTGGGATCATGGCCCATGCTCCCTTGCTGACACCCACTGCAAGAGGCCCAGTCCCTGAAGCATGGAGACCAACCCCATGAAATGATCCAGGCAGGTCACAGGAAGAGGGCAAGTCCAGCCTTTGAGCACAGCAGTGTTCTTTTAGAACAAGAAGTTCTTACCTACCTGTGAACAGGCGGTTGGCAGCCCAGGAGCCATAGCTTCTTCCTCTACTCTGTCCTCCTGAAGCCAGGCAGGGTCCCGTGCAGGCACAGCTAGGGGAGAAGCAAGGAGGTGTGAGGGTTGGTGCCTGGCCTACTGGGCACACTCACAGGCCCCAAGGCTGCCCACCCTGGCTGTGAGTGATCacatctgtacacacacacatgcccacactcACAGGGACACACACATGTAGACACATATCTGCAAGCTCTTGCACACACATGCAAtcacatacacacgtacacacggacatgcacacatatacatgcaaacACAGTTACACACCACATGTACCtgtgcatatatataacatatacacacagacCAGCATACACACACTTAgagacatgcacacagacacacgcgtgcgcgcgcgcgcgcacacacacacacacacatatcccttCATTCCATATCCCAAGAGCTATAGACTCAATAATTCACCGGGAGACTCCAGTGCTCCTGCAGCACCCACCACTGTCCCCTGACTCAGCCTTGGGACAGCTCTTCCTCCCCGGCTGCCTGGCCCCTTCCTCTGCCCCCCTACACTGCAGGGCTAGTGGTGCTCCAGGACTAACCACAAGTAGAGGGCAGATAAACCACAACCAACCTGCAGGTCTGCCTTAAAAGGAAACTTCCTTCCCACCTGCCGTCAAATCAATACCACTCCTCCCTCTGCACCAGGTATCGTCCTTCCGGCCTATGACAGACAAGCAAGCAACTCCCAGATCATCACTCGTCCCCTGCATCCTCACCTCTCCCTCCCGATGGGACCTTTCCCCTCACTTTTTAAAGCTGACCCACACCCAATCCCTGACCCCATGTGTTTTCtgcagctgccataacaaag contains:
- the ZNF333 gene encoding zinc finger protein 333 isoform X3, which translates into the protein MLDRCRTLTSRGTPPCKPSRVSQLGPRAEPRATERGILHATGVAWESQLKPKELPSMQALLEEASSRDMQMGPGLFLRMQLVPSIEAKETLLTQEDRPALQEPPWSPGCMGLKAAVQIQRVLIPVPTLGPPDPWVAGDSAVPARDPAWLQEDRVEEEAMAPGLPTACSQEPVTFADVAVVFTPEEWVFLDSTQRSLYRDVMLENYRNLASVADQLCKPNALSYLEQRGEQWTTDRGILSDTCAEPQLQPQEAIPNQDPFTEILSIDVKGEQPQPGEKLYKYNELEKPFNSIEPLFQYQRIHAGEVSYECQESRNSFFQSAHLIVPEKIRSGDKTYACTKCEKSFRYSSDLIRHEKTHTAEKCFDCQECGQAFKYSSNLRRHMRTHTGEKPFECSQCGKTFTRNFNLILHQRNHTGEKPYECKDCGKAFNQPSSLRSHVRTHTGEKPFECSQCGKAFREHSSLKTHLRTHTREKPYECNQCGKPFRTSTHLNVHKRIHTGEKLYECGTCGQVLSRLSTLKSHMRTHTGEKPYVCQECGRAFSEPSSLRKHARTHSGKKPYACQECGRAFGQSSHLIVHVRTHSAGRPYQCNQCEKAFRHSSSLTVHKRTHMGRENIRNGSLPLPMSHPYCGPLAN
- the ZNF333 gene encoding zinc finger protein 333 isoform X2, which codes for MESVTLEDVAVEFIQEWALLDSARRSLCRYGMLDRCRTLTSRGTPPCKPSRVSQLGPRAEPRATERGILHATGVAWESQLKPKELPSMQALLEEASSRDMQMGPGLFLRMQLVPSIEAKETLLTQEDRPALQEPPWSPGCMGLKAAVQIQRVLIPVPTLGPPDPWVAGDSAVPARDPAWLQEDRVEEEAMAPGLPTACSQEPVTFADVAVVFTPEEWVFLDSTQRSLYRDVMLENYRNLASVADQLCKPNALSYLEQRGEQWTTDRGILSDTCAEPQLQPQEAIPNQDPFTEILSIDVKGEQPQPGEKLYKYNELEKPFNSIEPLFQYQRIHAGEVSYECQESRNSFFQSAHLIVPEKIRSGDKTYACTKCEKSFRYSSDLIRHEKTHTAEKCFDCQECGQAFKYSSNLRRHMRTHTGEKPFECSQCGKTFTRNFNLILHQRNHTGEKPYECKDCGKAFNQPSSLRSHVRTHTGEKPFECSQCGKAFREHSSLKTHLRTHTREKPYECNQCGKPFRTSTHLNVHKRIHTGEKLYECGTCGQVLSRLSTLKSHMRTHTGEKPYVCQECGRAFSEPSSLRKHARTHSGKKPYACQECGRAFGQSSHLIVHVRTHSAGRPYQCNQCEKAFRHSSSLTVHKRTHMGRENIRNGSLPLPMSHPYCGPLAN
- the ZNF333 gene encoding zinc finger protein 333 isoform X1, with translation MLVFLPPPKATLATTAGATATSVPSGPKTRSGSERGGGRRLLSCAARRRAARRGGSVSGWSAGRTPTETSNPGSSVMESVTLEDVAVEFIQEWALLDSARRSLCRYGMLDRCRTLTSRGTPPCKPSRVSQLGPRAEPRATERGILHATGVAWESQLKPKELPSMQALLEEASSRDMQMGPGLFLRMQLVPSIEAKETLLTQEDRPALQEPPWSPGCMGLKAAVQIQRVLIPVPTLGPPDPWVAGDSAVPARDPAWLQEDRVEEEAMAPGLPTACSQEPVTFADVAVVFTPEEWVFLDSTQRSLYRDVMLENYRNLASVADQLCKPNALSYLEQRGEQWTTDRGILSDTCAEPQLQPQEAIPNQDPFTEILSIDVKGEQPQPGEKLYKYNELEKPFNSIEPLFQYQRIHAGEVSYECQESRNSFFQSAHLIVPEKIRSGDKTYACTKCEKSFRYSSDLIRHEKTHTAEKCFDCQECGQAFKYSSNLRRHMRTHTGEKPFECSQCGKTFTRNFNLILHQRNHTGEKPYECKDCGKAFNQPSSLRSHVRTHTGEKPFECSQCGKAFREHSSLKTHLRTHTREKPYECNQCGKPFRTSTHLNVHKRIHTGEKLYECGTCGQVLSRLSTLKSHMRTHTGEKPYVCQECGRAFSEPSSLRKHARTHSGKKPYACQECGRAFGQSSHLIVHVRTHSAGRPYQCNQCEKAFRHSSSLTVHKRTHMGRENIRNGSLPLPMSHPYCGPLAN